From the Helicoverpa zea isolate HzStark_Cry1AcR chromosome 26, ilHelZeax1.1, whole genome shotgun sequence genome, one window contains:
- the LOC124643089 gene encoding WD repeat-containing protein 43 → MAEAAFSEDGKYYSAISQDGRLRIWDTETNVLKQEYTPDLHLTSPPSCLQWISASQSAATPQKGGKRKSISEETHCIALGTTSGKILIYSVAQAKVETVLSNENTSTAISTLDWHRKYGLYSCNKENNVCEWDLHSSLIRYKYNINVDNKNKHGNTVCAIKIVPHKQNTTARFLVAASYQVRLWRLHDGDATVLKNLGHNAAPTALLAIASLNDVCWLIEGSQNERLLSFWDVTITDDHVPQLNGDETPHKRQRRKSVSKPVTTTATYNFVLEDAPRIVDVELKVEAGATRLSLAAATRSGVVHYYGHMLNGSSTKPIKPSVTIQVSSGEAKPLPLQCCRLPPTGDLLLGYWNGPVLTFEKVIPDLKSKTQILIKGETKESKKKNKQTNEVNKVRSGHDAAQVTYVEPLGGVARKRATPGDKIEVPMEARLANLSLDMRSRKSAVSHNLTKLLMQGLHSKDKSIILTVLQKDDPQIALRTVSGLPADYVPQLLEQLADMAAKKTSQCASVCTWTSALVRSHSALLLASLGSRASEHLTQLLAIFTHRRSHLCQLLNLKGRLDLTISQRSAADTMQDEQQPVLDYNDSSSDEEPEAEAFQSDSDASWGDDKFESEASDAESDGDGD, encoded by the exons ATGGCAGAGGCGGCGTTTTCCGAGGACGGAAAATATTATTCTGCTATTAGTCAGGATGGCAGACTGAGGATATGGGACACAGAAACTAACGTACTCAAACAGGAGTACACTCCGGACTTACATTTGACCTCACCGCCTTCGTGTTTGCAATGGATTTCGGCCTCCCAGTCAGCG GCTACCCCTCAAAAAGGAGGAAAAAGAAAGAGTATATCTGAAGAAACACACTGCATAGCCCTCGGCACAACCAGTGGaaagattttaatatattcCGTAGCACAAGCTAAAGTAGAAACGGTTTTAAGTAACGAAAACACAAGTACGGCCATAAGTACGTTGGACTGGCACCGGAAGTACGGTCTATACAGTTGTAATAAGGAGAATAATGTGTGCGAGTGGGACTTGCACAGTTCGTTGATTagatataagtataatattaatgttgaCAATAAGAATAAACATGGGAACACTGTGTGTGCAATCAAAATTGTACCGCATAAACAG aaCACAACAGCCCGCTTCCTAGTAGCAGCGTCATACCAAGTGCGGCTCTGGCGCCTACACGACGGAGACGCAACGGTACTGAAGAACCTGGGACATAACGCGGCACCCACTGCTCTGCTCGCGATAGCCTCGTTGAACGATGTCTGCTGGCTCATTGAGGGTTCACA AAACGAGCGTCTCCTATCATTCTGGGACGTCACAATCACAGACGACCACGTGCCCCAACTAAACGGTGATGAAACTCCTCACAAGAGACAGCGGAGAAAGTCCGTCTCCAAGCCGGTGACCACCACGGCTACCTACAACTTTGTGCTGGAAGATGCGCCCAGGATTGTCGATGTGGAGCTGAAGGTGGAAGCTGGGGCTACGAGGTTGAGCTTAGCGGCTGCTACTAGGAGCGGGGTTGTACATTATTATGGACACATGTTGAATGG CTCATCAACTAAACCGATAAAGCCATCAGTAACAATACAAGTATCGAGTGGTGAAGCCAAACCTCTGCCGCTGCAGTGCTGCCGGCTGCCCCCCACCGGGGATCTACTGTTAGGGTACTGGAACGGACCTGTGTTGACTTTCGAGAAAGTG ATACCAGACCTAAAATCTAAAACGCAGATCCTAATAAAAGGCGAGACAAAAGAgtctaaaaagaaaaacaagcaaacaaacgaaGTGAACAAAGTGCGCAGTGGACACGATGCGGCGCAAGTCACGTACGTCGAGCCGCTCGGCGGAGTCGCCAGGAAACGAGCCACGCCCGGGGATAAG ATAGAAGTACCAATGGAGGCTCGTCTAGCGAACTTGTCGCTGGACATGCGCTCGCGCAAGTCCGCCGTCAGCCACAACCTCACCAAGCTGCTCATGCAGGGACTACACTCTAAGGATAAAAg TATAATCCTCACAGTGCTACAGAAGGACGACCCGCAGATAGCTCTGCGTACAGTGAGCGGCCTCCCTGCGGACTACGTGCCGCAGCTACTCGAACAACTCGCTGATATGGCTGCTAAGAAGACTAGCCA ATGTGCGTCAGTGTGCACATGGACGTCGGCGCTAGTTCGCAGTCACTCGGCGCTACTGCTCGCGTCACTCGGCTCGCGAGCCAGCGAACATCTTACGCAGCTACTAGCTATATTCACGCATAG ACGTTCCCACCTCTGTCAGCTGCTGAACCTGAAGGGTCGACTGGACCTCACGATATCGCAGCGCAGTGCGGCCGACACCATGCAGGACGAACAACAACCAGTGCTCGATTATAATG